Proteins encoded by one window of Candidatus Thermoplasmatota archaeon:
- a CDS encoding FAD-dependent oxidoreductase, which produces MKACIIGAGIGGLASASLLLKEGYAVDVYEKEKMIGGRGLTIDEKISYGEYKNLLKRFDMYVPFAEPSLEEIFDGLINGYKMDLGFHLIGGGENASPIKILSSLGIKQDIIGSRLGFIGKKIEYPYLSMGDKIKMLPRILQLLFSRKETIAALESVSMEETIKRYGKGKMKLTLELFSRLITTVNDLSRISTGETFWAQRELMGSSPVSYPVGGLSSIAKNFAGWVEKKGGNLMHRKVDRIIIEDGTAKGISAGKEKDYDIVISSLPVQDTFSIADEKTFPKKWVSKIKNLEGTGSLCAYYALNGLNEKLIGKAFMFIERDAGIEGNDAVGMIDFKMASPEANTAPHGKYLIQSYVICTPDEAKNKKKIETLRNTLDKYLEKLVPDFRKKMEWCIYPAIWHLDGVAKTIDNEKSPAGTPIKNFFVVGDSIKAKGVGINCAADSANLLMKELGKK; this is translated from the coding sequence ATGAAGGCATGTATAATAGGTGCGGGTATCGGAGGACTTGCATCCGCTTCTTTGCTTCTCAAAGAAGGTTATGCCGTCGACGTGTACGAAAAGGAAAAAATGATTGGGGGAAGGGGACTGACAATAGACGAAAAAATTTCATATGGGGAATACAAAAATTTACTCAAACGTTTTGATATGTATGTTCCTTTCGCCGAACCATCCTTGGAAGAAATTTTTGATGGGTTAATCAATGGTTACAAAATGGATCTCGGCTTCCATTTGATTGGAGGGGGAGAAAACGCATCGCCGATAAAAATTTTATCTTCTCTTGGGATAAAGCAGGATATTATAGGTTCTCGCCTCGGGTTTATAGGAAAAAAAATAGAATATCCCTACCTTTCAATGGGAGACAAAATCAAAATGCTGCCACGAATATTACAGCTCCTTTTCTCAAGAAAAGAGACCATTGCAGCCCTCGAAAGTGTTTCCATGGAAGAGACAATAAAAAGATACGGGAAGGGTAAAATGAAACTCACTCTCGAACTGTTCTCGAGGCTTATCACAACGGTTAATGATTTAAGCAGGATATCAACCGGGGAAACTTTCTGGGCACAGCGTGAACTCATGGGCTCCAGTCCTGTTTCCTATCCCGTCGGAGGGCTGAGCAGTATCGCGAAAAATTTTGCCGGCTGGGTCGAAAAAAAAGGGGGGAACTTAATGCACAGGAAAGTGGACAGAATAATCATTGAGGATGGAACAGCAAAAGGAATTTCAGCAGGAAAGGAAAAAGATTATGATATTGTTATCTCAAGTCTACCTGTTCAGGATACCTTTTCAATTGCAGACGAAAAAACATTTCCCAAGAAATGGGTAAGCAAAATAAAAAATTTGGAAGGGACAGGAAGTTTGTGCGCATATTATGCTCTCAACGGATTAAATGAAAAATTAATAGGCAAAGCATTCATGTTCATAGAGAGAGATGCAGGTATAGAAGGCAATGATGCGGTCGGTATGATAGATTTCAAGATGGCAAGTCCTGAAGCAAATACGGCTCCGCATGGCAAGTATCTAATCCAATCATACGTGATTTGCACACCTGATGAGGCAAAGAATAAGAAAAAAATCGAAACGTTAAGGAACACTCTGGATAAGTATCTGGAAAAACTCGTTCCCGATTTCCGAAAAAAAATGGAGTGGTGTATTTACCCGGCAATATGGCATCTGGACGGCGTGGCCAAAACAATAGACAACGAAAAATCTCCTGCCGGCACGCCAATAAAAAATTTTTTTGTGGTGGGTGATTCAATAAAGGCAAAAGGCGTTGGTATAAACTGTGCTGCCGATTCAGCAAATTTGTTGATGAAAGAGTTGGGAAAAAAGTAA